A portion of the Saimiri boliviensis isolate mSaiBol1 chromosome 1, mSaiBol1.pri, whole genome shotgun sequence genome contains these proteins:
- the LOC101045229 gene encoding LOW QUALITY PROTEIN: dnaJ homolog subfamily B member 6-like (The sequence of the model RefSeq protein was modified relative to this genomic sequence to represent the inferred CDS: substituted 1 base at 1 genomic stop codon) produces the protein MVDYYXVPGVQRHASPEDIKKAYRKLALKWHPDKNPENKEAERKFKQVAEAYEVLSDAKKRDIYDKYDKEGLNGGGGGGSHFDSPFEFGFTFRNPQDVFRDFFGGRDPFSFDFFEDPFEDFFGNRRGPRGSRSRGTGPFFSAFSGFPSFGSAFPSFDTGFTSFGSLGHGGLTSFSSASFGGSGMGNFKSISTSTKIVNGRKITTKRINGQERVEVEDDGQLKSLTINGKEHLLHLDNK, from the exons ATGGTGGATTACTATTAAGTTCCAGGCGTACAGAGACATGCCTCACCCGAGGATATTAAAAAGGCATATCGGAAACTGGCACTGAAGTGGCACCCAGATAAAAATCCTGAGAataaagaagcagagagaaaattcAAACAAGTAGCAGAGGCATATGAGGTGCTGTCAGATGCTAAGAAACGGGACATCTATGACAAATACGACAAAGAAGGATTAAAtggtggtggaggaggtggaagtcATTTTGACAGTCCATTTGAATTTGGCTTCACATTCCGAAACCCACAGGATGTCTTCAGGGATTTTTTTGGTGGAAGGGACCCATTTTCATTTGACTTCTTCGAAGACCCTTTTGAGGACTTCTTTGGGAATCGAAGAGGTCCTCGAGGAAGCAGAAGCCGAGGGACAGGGCCATTCTTCTCTGCGTTCAGTGGATTTCCATCTTTTGGAAGTGCATTTCCTTCTTTTGATACAGGATTTACTTCATTTGGGTCACTGGGTCACGGAGGCctcacttcattttcttctgcGTCATTTGGCGGTAGTGGGATGGGCAACTTCAAATCGATATCAACTTCAACTAAAATAGTTAATGGCAGAAAAATCACTACAAAGAGAATT AATGGTCAAGAAAGAGTAGAAGTTGAAGACGATGGCCAGTTAAAGTCCTTAACAATAAATGGTAAGGAGCACCTGCTGCACTTGGATAACAAGTAA